The DNA sequence ACTGTGTAAAGCACAAAGGAAATAGCTACATAGATGTTctcaagaaaaataaaaaataatctacaTATCATCATGGAAAAATGTCTGTCTTCAAGACAAAATATTCAGGTTAAATCAAAATATTGTCACACTGTGCAAACAAGGAAGGTTTTTAAAAGCGACACTCCAtctgtcttctgtggctctggaaaGAGCTTTCcaaattttgaaaaatgaccCTGGTAATGTCAGCGACACTATTGAGTTgtattatgggaaatgtaggttCCAGCATTCCTGGAGCTTGACCCATAATCTGTCTGAATCATTACTCCAAACCTACTTCTTGACTACATAGAGTTTTTTCACCACTGCTTTGTCTTACCAAAATACATCAACACATTGATGCATTTAACAAACTATTCTTCAGAACGACATTTGCTAATAGAAGTTAAATAAGAGAAGTAAGTATTGAAAGTGAAAGAGTTGTTTTTGAGGCTGCACTATTGAAATAACTGATAGCGTAATGATTGTTGGAGGTCTTTGAATTAAGTCAGCCATAATACATACAATCAGCTGTATGAGCCAGATGATCTTGTGAGGCCAGCATTGAATAAACATAATTTAGAAAACCTATGCATTGTACAAATGAGATGTCAAACAGTTGTGGCTTCTCAATAATTCACATTCTTCGTGTGCCTCTAACATTGTCATATCATCAACATGTATCAAACAACACTCAGTAATCTCTTAAAAACCACAAAGGCAACCATATGTAAAGCTACAGACTGCATTAGTCGAGGTATGGCATAATTAGGATTTTGACTCGTATGTCGAGTCCTTTAGCCCTCCTTGACGTATGGTTTCAATGCCAGTTTCTCCTGTTACATCCTGTAACTCACCACATCGACCTGTGCACATTTAGAATATCAGTGTATTCATGCAGGCGGTGGAGCAATCCCACAAGAAAAATACTTCAGTGAACAAGATTTTGTTTtacaatctgtgatattttatgAACTGCACCATGACCAGATTATAGtgttaaattatgttttgttGCTAAATCAGATATGTGTCAATCCACATTCATTATTCAAATCACATACTTTACCTTTGGAGGTGAAAGCATACATAGAATATCTCGTGTCTGCTTTGGATCTAAATGCTTTTCTTCATAAAACTGAAACTGCAATTCAAGGCACTCTCACAGGTGTTTTTTCACCTGAAGATAAAATTCAAGTTCATTCAAATCTCTACAGGATATTTCAAGCGCTTGTGCTGGAAGCATTTAatcaatgaaaaatgaaaactatCCTTGGACTGAAAAAGCAGAATAAAGCATCCAGTCCTAGTGACTGGGATGTCAAGTTTTCACAGTGATGGCATGATGGTGGCTAACAAGGTGTTGCATTAACACACATATCTGCAGCACCGACCAATGGATTATCTAATGTTAACTGTACAAACACAGGAGCTATGTACAGATTAACAATAATTCATATATACACACGGCAGCCTATATATATAGAGTGATATGAGCAACACAAACATGAACTATTTATATAAACGTACCATGAATGAACAGTACATTATGTACATTCAATGAGTGGTAAGGTACATTTATAAGTAATTAAGAAAATCATCTCTTGCAAGCCTGATTGGGGTAATTATACATATTTGAATGTACTACTACCATTACACTGCACTCAAGGATTATGTACTGTAATATGGACATGAGGTATGTTGATGCAATTTAAACAAATAACATAAAACTCAAGAATGGAGACAGGTatgtacatataaataaatacatgctgGTTAAATGTATACAGCATATGCACATAAGATTGGCTAGATCTATAAGgacatttcttttttggtaATGGAATTGGAAGACACAATGCTACTCAGGTTAGAGAGTCCTGGCTTTGGGGTCAGGTGGCTGACACGATGGAACTGGACCAGGGCTGGGGGCGTCCTGGGCTGAGGGCACAGCAGGAAAGGCAAAGACTCCTGAAGGAAGTGGGAATAGCAACCCAGGCCAGTGGCTATCAGAGAGAGGTGATGACAAGGCCCTGAATGGAGCAGGATAACTGGGATGGTGTCCTGTGGAGGGGTTGGTCATCAATGTTGACCCAGGGATATCAGGCCAAGACAGGGGAAGACTGCAGGACTCTGGACCTTGAGCTGTCCATGATACCTAACATGGTTAGATAATGGGCAAATATTGAACTACCTATTGGTGATTAACAGCATTTACACAATACAATAAAGTATGTAATCAAATTGCTGCCTAATAACATGTAAGACATTCAAAACTAAACTTTTCTATTTTCCAAAgcttatagtgtgtgtgtgtgtgtgtgtgtgtgtaaatggtttttcatgtgtatgtatttttaaatgtaattctgCCTTATTCTAggcaaatgaaaatgttttgtcaACGCCTATTGTTGTCTTCATTATCTAAACACTGTGTTTATATGCATGACCACTGTATCTCTTTTATGAACTAAATTATCTTAAAGAttgtttaaagcaacactatgtagcctttagccctacaggttgtcttaTTGGAACTATAACTTGCACTACCCAATGCAatttgtagttccaatgagacaacctgtagggctaccgtccccctacaggttgtctcattggaactacagctgcagctaaaagttacatagtgttgcctTAAGATTTTAATAATTTTGTTTCTCATGGCCGCAGGGctggttaaacaaaaactgGTACATAACTAGCATGAAACTCACATCTGAGGCACTAGTCAGCTGTCCACGTGTTCGAGGCACAACCTGATTCCAAAGCTGCTGCCCACTGATGCTCAGAGAGTTAGTGCGCGGCCTGTGGGTGACGATAAGAACCTCCTGGGCCCAGTCCTCCATCAGCCGCTGGAAGTCTTCAGGCAAGTTATTTTCATTGGCACTCATGGATGAGCCAGTGTATgagcttgtcttgttgttgcTGTTATTGGCTTGAGCTTGGGCCAGTCCCATTACTGGCTGATGAGAAGGAGGTGTGGCACCGGTAGGCGGCTGCTGTGATTGATTGAAAGCCCCTGGCCCGGCTCCAGACCCTGAGGCGACACACATGATTAGACTTATATAAACGaacattaatgttttttttagtgaGACACTGTAATTCTACCTACTGTTGCCACGATCTTTGCCGAGACACAGTCGCTTCAGTGTTGACCCTATAAGACAAAAAAGCCTTTATACAAATGTGCATTTCCAATAGCTGGTAAAAATGTTCAATAACTGAATGCAGTGCAAAACAAAGCTGCTGAATACTGCCACAAAACAAAGAACCAAACTAAAACCAAACTAACAGAAAAAGCAATCAGTCCCCTGAAACAACACAGTCCATTTATTAGCAAAGTCATGCAAGTGGTCTGGGTGAGAGCCATATCAAAGTGCAGTGTTGGAGtattagagagacagagatgaaaaggagagagagaggttaaaaAGAGATGAGAGATTAGCAGTGTTATAGCACATCGGGGGCCTATGTGGCATGCAGAAGTCCATTGCTCAGTAATGCATGGTGGATAAGTGGAAAAATGGGTATGTTATAAAGTGGACAAATAGCACAAGCATCACTTGAAATGTGAGATAATGCCCATTACTATTTAAATGAACCTTGATTATCCAAACCTCAAGCTTCTGAAATGAGTTAACTTGTCCAATAAAGAGGAATGAGTATAAATCATTCTAGtgtttacaaaaacaaacatttaatcaATCATAATCTTTACTTTAACTTCAATTTTACATTACAGGGGTTTGAATAAGCAATATACTTCTGAGCAAGCAAAAATACAAGATAAAGGCAAGTGATAAGAACAAGATGAAGCGAACCAGCAGTGTTGCAGAATATttggaaaagacagaaaaaaagatatttagTGAGCTAAAAGTATAGAAattgatgataataataatggaaaccaaaacaaaatgaagcTATGGGGGAAGAGAAGAGATACAAACAGATAGACAAAGACACAGGCCCACTGAGAAATCTAGCTCGTGGCTTGCTACTCGATTTATAGGTCACTCTCTCAGATGTTTGAGGGTAATTAGACCAGCCTGTAGAGGAGTATAATCAAAAAGGGAGAAGACACCTGGGTAAGAAGAGCGTTCTCTGGTGAATCTACATGTTTACAGCATAATATTAGTGGAAAGACTGTTCAGCTAAGCTAGCTCTGTTGTGTAATGCTGGTGGTCACCTTGTCCTGGTGGAACTTGTGTGCCGGTGCCATCTTTGTGTAGTCCAGCGTAAATATtatcagaagacaaagagccCTTGAGGGAACAGGGCTGCTGAGTCTGCACAGGCTCTGAGGTTGAGCTGGGAAGGTGGCTGGTGCATGACCGTGCCCTGCCGTGAGTAGGGACAGACCCTTTGGCTGGAGAGCCATTTAAACTCACTGTGGGCTCACTTGTACCTGTagcagcacctgaacacacacacacacacacacacccacagagaaTCAGGAATCAGGAATCAGGAATCAGAAATAAGGTATCAGGTATTAAGAATCGGAATGGTCCTGCTGTAAATATTCAACTTATAATAATGGCCATTCTGAAAAGTTACTCACTTGATCTGCTGGAGTCACTAGTCTTGGTTGTGACATTCCTAAATTGTTGAACCAGAGGGCTGAGAAGTTTGCCAGGCTTCAGCCTGTGCTTGCTGGACCTCTTCCTACGGCCAGCATGTGGTGCAACGTGTGAGAGACCCAGGCCCGTAGGCGGGGCTTTGCCAAGCCGGCGATACAGTAGCTCCACTTCCCCCCGCTGATGGGCCTGCAGCTCAGAGATCTCCCTCAGATGTCTGATGGGATGGAGGCAGGAATATACTGGTCACTTACGAgctaaatgacaaaatattttcatgttAAGACACTAAATGAGGCCAAAAGCAAACCAGCGGCTACACTTACTTCTCCCTGAGTCTCTGTAATTCCCTCTTCATGTCCGAGTCCTCCATCTCTGAGTCATTATCGCTGCTGGCATAGGCCGAGCCATGCACGCCTCCATGCCTACTTGGTGAGTCAGAGCTCTGCACACTGCTGCTGCGCCCTGAACGACGGAGGAAGGCCACAGCCCTCTTCATGAGGTCACTTCCTCTGCGCTCAGAGCGAGTATGTTGAGACGGGGTGGCAGGAGCCAGCTTTGCAGGGCTGCTCTCAGCCCCCGAGTCTGAGGAGAGGAACCGAGCATGAACTGTGACATCCACAGCGACAGAGTTGGAGGTCAGGGCGCGAGGCAGGGAGCCCCGCTTGGCCATGGACGGAGGTGTGTCCAGGTAGAAATCAGGCGGGGCAGAGTAGCGGCTGCAACGTATCCTCTGTGTAATGTCATCTTCAGTGCTAACCACAGAGAAACGACCAATTGTGGTGGAAGCAGTCATGGCCTCAGCCTGGACGTGGTCCTCGCTGTATCCTCCAGGGTGTGCCGGTGAGGCAGCACTGCTCCAGCTCCTCTGCTTCACATCTTGTCTGTTGGCCACTTCAGGAGGAACAGCGATTATCTGCCAAAAGCAAAGAACAAACTGGGTAAATACAGGGCATCATGTGTTGTTTCTGCAACAGCAAATGCAGTTGAACTAATCTGAAAGACAATTCATGTTTCCCCTAAAATGTGAGGAAAATCTCCCTTTTGTACCTTAAAGCGGCCTCTTGTTCCAGAGCAGGAAGCAGAGTGAGGGACTTGTTTTCTTGACAGGGAAGCTGCAAACATATCCACAATGGGCcacacaattaatcgcaattttatcgcaattttatcgaaatcaaAATATGAACTAGTGCAATAGCCACATTGCAGGGGGGCGCGATATTTGTtggcaaaaaaaggcaaaatatgcATCAAAGCTTTCtaaattaagtattgtggtgcggCAGAGATGTCCCAGCCTACAAATaatatcctacagactaaagaaaagaaaattgtttggtaaagatcctcgcaaaaaatcacactatgatcatttaaatgtttcaatttttcaatgaaaatgagaatactgatacaaaaattatcattccctccaatatcgtgaatcatatcgcaattgcaatatcagtcaatataatcacaattagatatttccctcatatcgtgcagccctaatccaCAACAATTAAAACTGAGGCCCTGCAGTtaaaaataaaggttaaataaaaaaaaaaaaaggtaatgatGTCACTCTTGTTAGatacatttgtgtgtgctgtactTACCACACACGGCTGAGTCACTCAGTGTGCTTAAACTATCCATTCTCTCTGGAATTTGAGGCTGAAAGGTGACATGATGAGAGATAAACAAAAAAGAGACATTAGAAAACTACAATACAAACCATTTATCACTGTCTTATTATATAACTGTTAATAAAGAGGTGATATTTAGATGTCTCACTAAATATTTCTTGTGAAATCTTACTGTAGCTCGTGTAAAATTAGGCAGTGCAGTTGTTCTGGAAATCCTTTATGcaactaaaatgtatttacatgtatCCTAATGACTCACAGTATAGTTCATTCTATTTGGAATGCATCTGGCAATAtatcaaataaaacattaattggtaaactatgtgtgaaaaaaattatactttCTAAAAAGTATTTGGGGAGTCCTTCCCTACATGCAAATAGTGCTATTATAATATACTGCATTTTAGTTTAATGTATGCCACAGTATGTTCATTCTGCCAACTGATTGACAGGTATTTTAATACATAGAATAACATTAGACAACTACTAACTGTAAAAGGTTTGTTTATACCAGTAATGTctgtaaaaatataataaatataatatcacCCAATTTTCCCCAGCAGAAATTTACTAAAAACTAAGTGGACCTGTGGTAAAATTATTTAGTCAACTTCTGTTTTTTAAGGTCAAGAATTACAGTAAATCTCACATTTTAAGATAATACATTTCAATTCCAACTGTATGTGAATATACCGGCTGAATTTTAAGTTGCATAAATCATGTATAAAGCAAGAAACGGACTATTAACAGGTAATATTCAGTGTTATTCAAGTTATTTTTTGATAGAGAGGGGGGTTATAATTTAATGGATACGTTTAATTTCAAGGTTCTAGCTGTTCGCACGACTATAAAAAGTCAGTGCATTACAATCAGTGGTGTGAAATTATGGAATGGTCTGAGCACAGAACTAAAGCAATGTCCAAACATAATCCAGTTCAAAAAAAGGTTCAAAGCTACTATTTTCAAAAGACATAGTAAAGAAGGAGGCCTTTGCAATGTATGTTCATTGaggtatgtgtatgtttgtgtatatagactgtatatattataataGATAAATGGgataaatataaataagatATACCAGTAAATTTGTGGTAATAATTTACTTATATTATAAGTTAGAGAAATGTGGTGGTATAGATCCCTGTGACTCATCCACTGGGAAAGACGTGTGTGGGGATAACGGGGGCTAAGTTTGAGCTCTGGCTGGCTGGGCATGATGAACACTGGGTTGCACAGAGCTGTCCACAGGCTCCAGTGATGTCACTGACTGAAGGGTCGGGGGAGCAGACACAGGGGGAGACAGAGTAGCTAAGAGGAGAGGGTCTGTGTTGGACATTATTGGAGGGCTATGTAAATGTAcagttatgtatgtatatgtgtgtatgtacgtgtatgtatgaatgtcgatatatatctgtatatggATTGTACATTCAAACACCAAATTGTATATAGTTACATGGGAGTGTTCCACAGTACTAAGGGTCAGGAATGGAAGTTATAttgaaaataatatataaaaataaataaataattataattaacTTATTAACCTATTATTAACTTATTTGTATGTACAAATAAGTACTTTGAtgttttgtttggtttatttttgatGTGTCTGAAATAAATTTCTTCATTCATACTGCAGAATTATTACctccgccaaggaggttatgtttttgtttctgtttgtctgtttgttggtttgtttgtctgtcggCAAGTTTACGGAAAAATTACTGGCCCAATTTTCATGAAATTTGATGGAAGGGTGCGTTCCTGACTGGaaaaattcacactgcattaacattgtgagttAGGCCAAGCTTGGCAGAGGTCTGCGCTCACCAAGTGCATTTCTAGTTTATTAAAGTGATTTATATAGTTTAAGAAGTTACTGATTATTGTACTTGCCAGCTGTTCTCCTGCCCTGTAGCGTCCCTCTCCCATCGGCCCTGGCGTGCTGTTTCCTGACCCTCCTGTGGCGCTGTCTGGACCAGGAGGAGACTGGATGTACTCTGTGCCATAGCCTGGTGTCTCTGCAGCACTGCCTGATGGATACATGGGAGCATATTCCTGGTAGAGCAAGTTCCTTAGTTTCTCATCCAGTGTTTTTATGGTGCTGTCCACAAAGCCCCCTCGGCCCAGTCGTCCTTCGCCGTCTGACTCAGCGGGCCCTGTGGCGGGCTGGGATAGCGCTGGGCTCTGGGGTAGTGAGGATACTTTGGTCCCTCCCACGCTGGAAAAAGGTTGGTGCAGCACCACAGGCTGCTGTGGGCGCTCGCTGCGTGCTGCGGAGGCATAGGACACAGAGAGTGGCTCTTTGGCTGGAACTTGATCCTGGAGTGGAAGAGGAGTGAGAGGAGACCCACCCTGTAAACCGCTCACATCCAGAGACAGGGGCATGACCAGAGGGCAGCAGGGCACCTCGTCAGCCACAGAAACATGAAATGTCACGTCGGGAATCTGCTGAGCTGCATGGGTCGGGGAGATGGAGCCCAAAGGGGATCCCTCTGACTCATCCACTGGGAAAGACGTGTGTGGGGATGACGGGGGCAAAGTTTGAGCTCTGGCTGGCTGGGCATGATGAACACTGGGTTGCACAGAGCTGTCCATAGGCTCCAGTGATGTCACTGACTGAAGGGTCGGGGGAGCAGACACAGGGGGAGACAGAGTAGCTAAGAGGAGAGGGTCTGTGTTGGACATTATTGGAGGGCTACAGAATCCATACATATCATATGTGAAGCCTCCACTTCCACCAGACATTGTGGAGGACGACCCCTGTTCTgcaggaggaaaaaaatgaagatgagagaaaattataaaaaataatttaagtaACCATTGCACACAAGAGCTGTAGGATGTCTTCCACTGCCACAAGGTAGTGCTATTGTTCAATGAAGCTGTCAAATGTTGTGCTAAAATTGCTCTGTAGAAACGAAGTCACCTCTGGATGCAGAAGGCCTTGCAGTGCCACTGTCAGGAGGCTGGGTGGTGGCTGAACTCCCCGGAGACTGTGTAGCTGTACCATCAGATGGGGTCTCCTGGCTGGATGTGGGCGTCTCCTCTACAGGGCAGATTATGAACCATCTCTTTCCTGTATGAAGAACTGCAATCCAAGAGTTCAGACAAttactaattaattaattaaaaagtgaataGGACATGCAAAAAGGAGGCATACAGAAGGATACATTTTTGAAAGAGATAATTGTTTTACCATTCTGCTGATAGACAGGCTGAGGTGCTCCAGGCTGCTGACTCTGCAGACAGTAGACAGACGTGAGCTAAATCAATATGCTACTTGCCACTCTGTACTCTAAATTAATGTATAAGCATGTTTAATGTATCTGTACAGactatattcatatatatatatatgtatatgtatgtatatatatatatatatatatatatatatatatatatatatatatatatatatatatatatatatatatatatatatatatagcacacAAATAATCAACCCCCTCTTACCCCCCTCTTACCTCTCCTACCAGGCCCTCACAAATCTGGCCTTGTTCAGGACTACAACTCAAGGCGGAGGCCCTTTCACCCTCCATGTCTTCATTCAGCATGTCTTCAGCTTTATCCACAATGTCCTTTAGCTGGTCAATGAAGATCTCCTTCTCTAAGAGTAGGATAAACCCATTCTCTACCTGCAAGCATTCAGTTTTAAAGATGTTATACAATACATATAACCAATTAATGAAATAAACGGCAAAGTTTAAAAGGTTCAACTAACCATGTACGTGGTAATTTCCTCTGGAGCATCACCATCCAGATCAAATTTAAATGTCACCATTTTGTGATTGTGAGTCTCCAGTTGGCATTCGACCATTTTATCACCAGTGTTGCAAACCTGTGTGGGTAGAGGTGACACTTTACAATCAGACACATCAAATGTTTAAGACATTGTAACTTCAATTGCCAAAATAATGACACCACCATAACTCACATTCAGCATGCTCAGTTTGGGTTTGCTGATCCTTTCTTGACGGGAGCGAGTGCGAGCAGACTTGCGGTGGTGTTTCCTGGGTTTTCCGTCCCCCTTCCCTCCACTAGCCAAGCAGTCATAGCCGTCACTTGTTTCCTTACCAGATGCCACATCAGAGTTGAGACTATAAAAGGAAAACATGTAAACACTTCATCACCTCTTGGTTGGTGACACATTTTCATCACAGAAAATTATAACAGAATCTATAAAGAGCTGGAAGACAGTGGAAAACTTGACACGCACCTGTCATAAGCATAATTAGGTAAGAATATGGGTTTGTCCTGAAGCACATCCTGAAGACAGAAAATTGGGCAGATGCAAAACAGTTTTATAAAGAATGGGTTGTTGCAAGACTGTATAATAGTCATATTAGTGTAGGTGTGTGCTGTTAGCTTTTGACCTTAGAGGGATATGTTAATCTCAACTGGAGAGGCTGGTTTTGAGATGGGATGGAGGAATTAATTGATGTGAACATAATTTGAAACACAGCCTGGGGTTTGAATAAGCTTTATGAGTAGACATTACTGATGCAGGGACAATTTACATACCGCAAATGTAAATGCGAAATGATTATGCATATGCAGATAGATCAATATACACAATATATTACACAATTGtacacattttacacattaaaaAGTACAAACTTTGGCTTTATTCCTACCTCTACACAGTGCTCTTGTTGAAGGGTGTTGGATGCAGATGTTGACTCAAAGTTTTGCTGAGCTGTGGCCAGGCTGGCACACTCAGACACTGAGACTACTGTCTGGATGCCAGCAGGCTGCAGAACTGGAGCTGCAACAGGAGCTGTGGCTGGCCGCATGACAGGATTGAGAGCAGAGCCTACACCTGGGACAGATGTCTCTGAGCTTGTAGATGAGCCTTTTGGTGATTCAAAAGTGAGACCTGATGCAGAGACTGGTGTTTGAACTGGGGCTGAGGCAGTGGTGTGCACTGCTGTTGGAACTTGTATTGGGACTGAAGTCGGGGCATTAACAAATGTTGAAGCTGGAGTTTGAGGCATGACTCCAGCTTGAGCTGATACTGAAATCAGTGGTTGGTTTTGTGCTGGGGCTTGAGTTTCAAATTGGGCTGTAGCTGAGATTGAGGCTGGGGCTTGAACTGTAGGAGCAACATTTAAGTCTCGGCCAGCTGCAGAAGTTTCTGCATCTAATCCGCTTCCCCAGTGAGGAGTCTGAACAGCAGGCAAGACAGGGTGGACCTGAGCCAAAAGGTGAACATCTCCCAAATTATCCTGTGGTGCAATCATCTGTACCTGCAAGAAATACCACATTTAGGTGTTTAGGTGTTGTTCATCAGTTAATACAAATATTGCTCACTTCTAAATCCGCAAATGCATGCCCTGCATGCATTATACACACAATTAAGACACATTACTaccttattatattatttataataaggtGATATTATTTCCATTACGCAACCACAACAGTGAGAACTGAGCCGAATATTCACCTGGACAGGTGGCTGAGCCAATTCCTGCTCAGGGTAGGGGGCGGGGTATGGGGTGGGTTGTACCTGGGAGAGAGGTAAGGGATGGGTGGTATGGAAGCTACCAAGGTTTGTCTGACATGTAAGAGGACCGCCCTTCTGGGGCACTGCAGGAGACATGGCCATGGCAAAAATTGGCATAGGGAGTGCCACATTGGGCACGTGCTGAGGTGTGGACAAAGGGGTCTGAGGGGTGCTGAGAGTGGGTATAGAGGCCAGGGTGGCATTAAGGGTCAGAGGAAGGGAAGGATGGTGGGGTGAAGGTGAGTAGTGGGAGCTAGACATAAAAGGGCCACTGCTGCTGTAAGCACATGGCAGAGGAGATGAGGGGAAGGGAGAGGGTGTGAGGCCCCCTATTTGAACAGGATATGGTGAGGGAAACTGAGAAAGAAGGGAAAATGATATAAAATGAACAAATACGAACTAGTCGATAGAAATAACATTCACACAGGCCCTTTATGTATGATTCCTGTAACCCATACTAACATTAGTAGGATGTTTCTACCAAATTATCTACCTTAGTTTGATCTTGTGTTTCTAATGCTACCACAACGCACCTGTGTGCTGATCTGCAGGGgcaggagagggggaggagtaCTGGACACTGACTGTGGAAAACTGGTAGATATGTCAGGAGGACTCAGGTGAGAGGTA is a window from the Perca flavescens isolate YP-PL-M2 chromosome 4, PFLA_1.0, whole genome shotgun sequence genome containing:
- the wnk2 gene encoding serine/threonine-protein kinase WNK2 gives rise to the protein MDSADHSSNDPPLGSTFSSAPNLDSDINANARRPIYQNGTDHNVNIQNAALRGASDPSAYPYTDYRALVRQRFIRRSLWVSDSEEHQPVDTPVESANISPVPHIDLRTLVDRTRILHGTCVGLPDTSSTESQVVLKDSATGSVSVDEEKGDKRQSEPMVEAALSDVTGKAGSDENEEEPGTKAVSTSPGGRFLKFDIELGRGSFKTVYKGLDTDTWVEVAWCELQERKLSKAERQRFKEEAEMLKALQHPNIVRFYDFWESPVKGKKCIVLVTELMTSGTLKTYLKRFKVMKPKVLRSWCRQILKGLHFLHTRTPPIIHRDLKCDNIFITGPTGSVKIGDLGLATLKRASFAKSVIGTPEFMAPEMYEEHYDESVDVYAFGMCMLEMATSEYPYSECQNAAQIYRKVTSGVKPASYSKVSDPEIKEIIGECICHRWEERYSIKDLLNHAFFAEDTGVRVELNEEDDGKKSSIALKLWVEDTKKLKGKYKDTGAIEFSFDLVNEVPEVVAQEMVESGFFLDCDVKVVGKSIRDRVALIKWKRERTVSSGNGEAAVKKPQQNLLQVPGTVVPQAPTLATTDCEDQEVEQQTLICTVPATTSAPSDSGVNSTMQLDDLSNQQNGTYQSPTEPISTTQVIYSPLAQVDPQLHQGPYQQPTAQASHENYTQTSTQLNQGSYQQTTVVLPRSLYEGGDLTLLNHCLHHIVGRRTSSPTLSANHPMHRQGQVGGTTSSVVEHIDKRLSLDVPLFSRPNLDWNRLLSALTASEGRPDPLTESAPATPAPIVHQSRQTAQSFPAADPTLQPQLTAQPSQEQCHLQPAAVLSQISTQFPSPYPVQIGGLTPSPFPSSPLPCAYSSSGPFMSSSHYSPSPHHPSLPLTLNATLASIPTLSTPQTPLSTPQHVPNVALPMPIFAMAMSPAVPQKGGPLTCQTNLGSFHTTHPLPLSQVQPTPYPAPYPEQELAQPPVQVQMIAPQDNLGDVHLLAQVHPVLPAVQTPHWGSGLDAETSAAGRDLNVAPTVQAPASISATAQFETQAPAQNQPLISVSAQAGVMPQTPASTFVNAPTSVPIQVPTAVHTTASAPVQTPVSASGLTFESPKGSSTSSETSVPGVGSALNPVMRPATAPVAAPVLQPAGIQTVVSVSECASLATAQQNFESTSASNTLQQEHCVEDVLQDKPIFLPNYAYDSLNSDVASGKETSDGYDCLASGGKGDGKPRKHHRKSARTRSRQERISKPKLSMLNVCNTGDKMVECQLETHNHKMVTFKFDLDGDAPEEITTYMVENGFILLLEKEIFIDQLKDIVDKAEDMLNEDMEGERASALSCSPEQGQICEGLVGESQQPGAPQPVYQQNVLHTGKRWFIICPVEETPTSSQETPSDGTATQSPGSSATTQPPDSGTARPSASREQGSSSTMSGGSGGFTYDMYGFCSPPIMSNTDPLLLATLSPPVSAPPTLQSVTSLEPMDSSVQPSVHHAQPARAQTLPPSSPHTSFPVDESEGSPLGSISPTHAAQQIPDVTFHVSVADEVPCCPLVMPLSLDVSGLQGGSPLTPLPLQDQVPAKEPLSVSYASAARSERPQQPVVLHQPFSSVGGTKVSSLPQSPALSQPATGPAESDGEGRLGRGGFVDSTIKTLDEKLRNLLYQEYAPMYPSGSAAETPGYGTEYIQSPPGPDSATGGSGNSTPGPMGEGRYRAGEQLFSNVSFLFISHHVTFQPQIPERMDSLSTLSDSAVCASLSRKQVPHSASCSGTRGRFKIIAVPPEVANRQDVKQRSWSSAASPAHPGGYSEDHVQAEAMTASTTIGRFSVVSTEDDITQRIRCSRYSAPPDFYLDTPPSMAKRGSLPRALTSNSVAVDVTVHARFLSSDSGAESSPAKLAPATPSQHTRSERRGSDLMKRAVAFLRRSGRSSSVQSSDSPSRHGGVHGSAYASSDNDSEMEDSDMKRELQRLREKHLREISELQAHQRGEVELLYRRLGKAPPTGLGLSHVAPHAGRRKRSSKHRLKPGKLLSPLVQQFRNVTTKTSDSSRSSAATGTSEPTVSLNGSPAKGSVPTHGRARSCTSHLPSSTSEPVQTQQPCSLKGSLSSDNIYAGLHKDGTGTQVPPGQGSTLKRLCLGKDRGNRSGAGPGAFNQSQQPPTGATPPSHQPVMGLAQAQANNSNNKTSSYTGSSMSANENNLPEDFQRLMEDWAQEVLIVTHRPRTNSLSISGQQLWNQVVPRTRGQLTSASDVSWTAQGPESCSLPLSWPDIPGSTLMTNPSTGHHPSYPAPFRALSSPLSDSHWPGLLFPLPSGVFAFPAVPSAQDAPSPGPVPSCQPPDPKARTL